Proteins co-encoded in one Coregonus clupeaformis isolate EN_2021a chromosome 17, ASM2061545v1, whole genome shotgun sequence genomic window:
- the LOC121586357 gene encoding zinc finger and BTB domain-containing protein 12-like has product MEVLCFRLPGHGDATLKSMNSLRARQQFCDITIVTSGRQTFRGHKVVLAACSPFLRDQFLLNPSSELQVSVLHSSSVVCELLQSCYTGVLQFSPKEIVNYLTAASYLQMEHVVEKCRGALGKYMQPKNPSSPKIKSEENHSMPVTVSGSSSHSLMSTSADHSPSLQPHSPVQCQADDHTDSHTKIDIRHDDDPNTMDEIKVRVTEEDREDYDVFRICIEDEQEPEPEERREEGGEDATEGHQYPDTDSAIVGGGKGDDVTPAEMAIHISGFETEGLHAWRRRLTDSPKVGRGRGFKRKRGSYRERGRRPLGMQYQEAWRLPTGAETMQGFGLDFSQEAMRSAFLSGGELPRLDYGMGEVQGEELVPRDGNGPAHYSLDDPSGDGGEDNMGMAAVPTGGDGAGDESVAVVGSTSSTAGPVACEQCGLTFPSAHSLAVHSRATHLLYVCPCCGKHFNHSSNLNRHMTVHRGAKVHRCPLCDKTFTQKSTLCDHMNLHSGERPHCCAYCHSRFAHKPALRRHLKEQHGKTTAQNSLEAQVEMERVAGPGGGEGDTQDRFDF; this is encoded by the exons ATGGAGGTGCTGTGTTTCCGGTTGCCGGGTCACGGTGACGCCACCCTGAAGAGCATGAACTCCCTGAGGGCCAGGCAGCAGTTCTGTGACATCACCATAGTGACCAGCGGCAGGCAGACGTTCCGGGGACACAAAGTGGTCCTGGCTGCCTGCTCCCCCTTCCTCAGGGACCAGTTCCTGCTCAACCCCTCCTCTGAACTGCAG GTGTCAGTCCTTCACAGCTCCTCGGTGGTATGTGAGCTGCTCCAGTCCTGTTACACTGGTGTGCTGCAGTTCAGCCCCAAGGAGATAGTGAATTACCTGACGGCCGCTAGCTACCTGCAGATGGAGCATGTTGTGGAGAAGTGCCGGGGAGCCCTGGGCAAGTACATGCAGCCAAAGAACCCCAGCTCACCAAAG ATCAAGTCAGAAGAGAACCACTCGATGCCAGTGACAGTCAGTGGCAGCAGCAGCCACTCCCTTATGTCGACCTCTGCTGATCATTCCCCCTCACTGCAGCCTCACAGCCCTGTACAGTGTCAGGCTGATGACCATACAGACTCACACACTAAGATAGATATACGACACGATGACGACCCTAACACAATGGATGAGATAAAG GTGAGAGTAacagaggaggacagggaggattATGACGTGTTCCGGATCTGCATCGAGGATGAGCAGGAGCCGGAGCCGGAAGAGAGGCGAGAGGAAGGCGGAGAGGACGCCACAGAGGGGCATCAGTACCCAGATACGGACAGTGCCATAGTGGGAGGGGGAAAGGGGGACGACGTGACCCCAGCCGAAATGGCCATCCACATCAGCGGCTTCGAGACGGAGGGGCTCCATGCCTGGAGGCGGAGACTCACCGACTCACCCAaagtggggagggggaggggcttcAAGAGGAAGCGTGGCTCGTACcgcgagagagggaggaggccTCTGGGTATGCAATACCAGGAGGCGTGGCGTCTACCCACCGGGGCAGAGACGATGCAGGGCTTCGGCCTGGACTTCAGCCAGGAAGCCATGAGGTCAGCGTTCCTCTCGGGGGGCGAGCTCCCACGGCTAGACTATGGGATGGGGGAGGTTCAGGGAGAGGAGCTGGTGCCCCGGGATGGGAATGGTCCGGCCCACTACAGCCTGGACGACCCCAGTGGTGATGGAGGTGAAGATAATATGGGGATGGCGGCTGTGCCAACAGGTGGTGACGGGGCGGGGGATGAGTCTGTGGCCGTGGTGGGTTCCACCTCTAGCACAGCGGGGCCGGTTGCATGCGAGCAATGCGGTCTGACCTTCCCCTCGGCCCACTCCCTGGCTGTCCACTCACGCGCCACCCACTTGCTGTATGTGTGCCCCTGCTGCGGCAAGCACTTCAACCACTCCAGCAACCTCAACCGCCACATGACTGTGCACCGTGGTGCCAAGGTCCACCGCTGCCCGCTCTGCGACAAGACATTCACGCAGAAGTCCACGCTGTGCGATCACATGAACCTACACAGCGGCGAGCGGCCCCACTGCTGCGCCTACTGCCACTCACGCTTTGCACACAAGCCGGCGCTGCGGCGCCACCTCAAGGAGCAGCACGGGAAGACGACCGCTCAGAACAGCCTGGAGGCACAGGTCGAGATGGAGAGAGTGGCAGggccagggggaggagagggagacactCAGGACAGATTTGACTTTTGA
- the LOC121586358 gene encoding negative elongation factor E, whose translation MVVFPSSLTEEEEALQKKYAKLKKKKKALLALKKQQSSTSQTNQSGLKRTLSDQPVLDTATATEQAKMLIKSGAISAIKSENKNSGFKRSRTLEIKLKDPEKVPGPVAFQPFQRSMSTDEELSEAGKRAQRKSLYESFVTPGDRAARDEEEGGGGLSTSRDMERERDRGDREMDRERERDRERERDRERDRGSGDRGRDREPRDRERDRSQDGDRDRERGGDRESRERDGPFRRSDSYPEQRGVRKGNTVYVYGTGLVEDSLRSAFSQHGTIIDLSMDSPRNCAFITFEKMESADQAVAELNGSTVGDVPIKVSIARKQPMLEAATGKSVWATLAVQNSAKGSYRDKRNQVVYSEDFL comes from the exons ATGGTGGTGTTCCCAAGCTCTttgacagaggaagaggaggctctgCAGAAGAAATATGCCAAACTCAAGAAAAAG AAAAAGGCACTGCTGGCTTTGAAGAAGCAGCAGAGTTCAACCAGCCAGACCAATCAGAGTGGATTGAAGCGCA CTTTGTCAGACCAGCCTGTGCTAGATACAGCGACAGCTACAGAGCAGGCAAAGATGCTGATCAAGTCTGGGGCGATCAGCGCCATCAAGTCAGAGAACAAGAACTCTGGCTTCAAGCGCTCTAGAACGCTAGAGATCAAGCTCAAG GATCCAGAGAAAGTTCCAGGCCCTGTGGCTTTCCAACCATTCCAAAGGAGCATGTCCACCGATGAGGAACTTTCTGAG GCTGGCAAAAGAGCCCAAAGAAAATCTTTGTACGAGAG CTTCGTTACTCCAGGCGACCGGGCGGCTCGTGACGAGGAGGAGGGAGGCGGCGGCCTTTCCACCAGCAGAGacatggagcgagagagagacagaggagatcgagagatggacagagagagggagcgagacagagagagggagcgagacagagagagagaccggggcAGCGGCGACCGGGGCAGGGACAGAGAGCCGCGAGACCGCGAGAGAGACAGGAGCCAGGACGGAGACCGCGACcgggaaaggggaggagacagagagtcaCGTGAGCGAGACGGACCGTTCAGAC GATCAGACTCGTACCCGGAGCAGAGGGGGGTGAGGAAGGGGAACACGGTGTACGTGTATGGTACTGGCCTTGTGGAGGACAGCCTGCGTTCAGCCTTCTCCCAACACGGCACCATCATTGACCTGTCCATGGATTCCCCACGCAA CTGTGCATTCATCACCTTTGAGAAGATGGAGTCTGCAGACCAGGCTGTAGCTGAG TTGAATGGAAGCACGGTCGGAGACGTCCCCATCAAAGTCAGCATCGCCAGGAAGCAGCCCATGCTGGAGGCAGCCACTGGCAAATCTGTCTGGGCCACTCTGG CTGTGCAGAACAGTGCCAAAGGTTCTTACAGAGACAAGAGAAACCAGGTTGTGTACAGTGAGGATTTCCTATGA